One window of Atribacter laminatus genomic DNA carries:
- a CDS encoding single-stranded DNA-binding protein has translation MIGKVTNKPELRYVPSGSPICSFSVEVIRENPSSTGKAEEYDVFPIIAWNDQALYCNQSIEKGCWVYCEGSLQIRTFGEMGAQKRTTVEVILKDIFRLQQ, from the coding sequence TTGATAGGCAAAGTAACCAATAAGCCAGAGCTTCGTTATGTACCGAGTGGTTCTCCAATATGTTCTTTTTCTGTCGAAGTGATCAGAGAAAATCCAAGCTCGACCGGTAAAGCAGAAGAATATGATGTGTTTCCGATTATTGCTTGGAATGATCAAGCCCTCTATTGCAACCAGTCAATTGAAAAAGGATGCTGGGTTTATTGTGAGGGATCATTACAAATACGCACCTTTGGCGAAATGGGTGCTCAGAAAAGAACGACAGTTGAAGTGATTCTTAAAGATATTTTTCGGCTTCAACAATAA
- the rpsF gene encoding 30S ribosomal protein S6: MNQYELGMVLRSTLNEEEVNQVVENVKSRITELGGECTETNVWGKRRLAHPINKQTEGIYVFLNFSLSPQSVKELVRTIQFIDSVLRHILVKDEKKKTAAKEKKPVETTEDTASPEPQPDGLEASDPESNDVQTPSE; encoded by the coding sequence ATGAATCAATACGAGTTAGGAATGGTTCTTCGTTCAACTTTGAACGAAGAAGAAGTGAATCAGGTAGTTGAAAATGTAAAGTCTCGGATAACAGAGCTCGGAGGAGAGTGTACCGAGACCAATGTATGGGGAAAGAGACGTCTCGCTCATCCCATCAACAAACAAACTGAAGGAATTTATGTTTTTCTCAACTTTTCCCTTTCTCCCCAATCAGTCAAGGAACTGGTTAGAACTATTCAATTTATCGATTCAGTTCTGCGCCATATCCTGGTAAAGGATGAAAAGAAAAAGACTGCTGCAAAAGAAAAAAAACCGGTGGAAACGACTGAAGATACAGCCAGTCCCGAGCCACAACCTGATGGATTAGAAGCCTCTGATCCTGAAAGCAACGATGTACAAACTCCATCTGAATAG
- the ahcY gene encoding adenosylhomocysteinase, whose amino-acid sequence MDHHIKDIELAPAGKKKIEWVRREMPVLSGIAAQWKKDKPLEGVQIAACLHVTSETAVLMITLKEGGANVALCASNPLSTQDEVAASLVKDFGINVFAICGEDRETYYQHIDEVLERNPQITMDDGADLVSTLHQKGGSRISQVIGGTEETTTGVVRLKSMAKAGQLRYPVIAVNDADTKHLFDNRYGTGQSTLEGILRATHILLSGKKVVVVGYGWCGRGIAMRARGMGARVGIVEINPVKALEALMDGYEVMSMLDAAAWGDLFITVTGNISVIRKEHFLQMNDGTILCNSGHFNVEIDRDDLESVSVNRREAQPLVEEFTLSNGKKLFFLAEGRLVNLACAEGHPPTVMDMSFANQALSVKFLKEQASSLENQVYKVPDDIDMNVAHLKLSSLSIKIEELTPRQKKYLASWEEGT is encoded by the coding sequence ATGGATCATCATATTAAAGATATCGAACTTGCACCGGCAGGAAAGAAAAAAATTGAGTGGGTTCGCCGTGAGATGCCGGTCCTATCAGGAATTGCAGCTCAATGGAAGAAAGACAAGCCCTTGGAGGGAGTACAGATTGCAGCTTGCTTGCACGTGACTTCAGAAACAGCCGTTCTCATGATCACCTTAAAAGAAGGTGGAGCTAATGTTGCCCTTTGTGCTTCCAATCCCCTCAGTACTCAGGATGAAGTTGCTGCCTCATTGGTGAAAGATTTTGGAATAAACGTCTTTGCCATATGCGGTGAAGATCGTGAAACCTATTATCAACATATTGACGAAGTTTTAGAAAGAAACCCTCAGATTACGATGGATGATGGAGCGGATTTAGTGTCAACTCTTCATCAAAAAGGTGGTTCTCGGATTTCCCAGGTTATCGGTGGAACGGAAGAAACAACCACTGGTGTCGTCCGTTTAAAAAGCATGGCAAAGGCAGGGCAGTTGCGATATCCAGTGATTGCCGTCAATGATGCTGATACTAAACATCTCTTTGATAACCGGTACGGAACCGGCCAAAGTACTTTAGAAGGAATTCTACGAGCTACTCATATTCTATTAAGTGGGAAAAAAGTTGTGGTAGTCGGATATGGATGGTGTGGAAGAGGTATTGCCATGCGAGCTCGTGGAATGGGTGCGAGAGTCGGGATAGTCGAGATTAACCCGGTAAAAGCTTTGGAGGCATTGATGGACGGATATGAAGTAATGTCTATGTTAGATGCCGCAGCTTGGGGGGATCTTTTTATAACAGTGACTGGAAATATTTCTGTCATTCGGAAGGAGCATTTTCTCCAAATGAATGATGGGACAATTCTATGCAACTCAGGTCATTTTAATGTTGAAATAGATCGAGATGATTTAGAATCGGTGAGCGTCAACCGGAGGGAAGCCCAACCATTGGTTGAAGAGTTTACTTTATCTAACGGAAAAAAACTCTTCTTTTTAGCAGAAGGACGGCTGGTGAATCTGGCTTGTGCCGAAGGCCATCCCCCAACAGTTATGGATATGAGTTTTGCCAACCAAGCTTTGTCGGTAAAATTTTTAAAAGAACAGGCATCTTCGCTTGAAAATCAAGTGTATAAAGTTCCCGATGATATCGATATGAACGTTGCTCATTTAAAACTTTCTTCTTTGTCGATTAAAATTGAGGAACTCACTCCTCGTCAAAAGAAATATTTAGCTTCTTGGGAGGAAGGAACTTAA
- the metK gene encoding methionine adenosyltransferase produces the protein MPGKKYQITSESVTEGHPDKMADQISDAVLDAIYEQDAQGRVAVETLVATGMVMIAGQISTSCYVDIPRVARETIREIGYTRAKFGFDYATCSVLTAIDEQSPDIALGVNKSLESKLGETTEDEDLSLGAGDQGLMFGYATNETIEMLPFPIAMAHRLAYRLAEVRKKGIFTYLRPDGKTQVTVNYVDGIPRNIDTIIIAAQHHPDINHQTIETNLVEEVIRPVIPAEYINSQTRFLINPTGRFVIGGPQGDTGLTGRKIIVDTYGGIGRHGGGCFSGKDPTKVDRSASYAARYVAKNIVAAGLADRCEIQVAYAIGVAKPVSISVETFGTGRITDEEILDIIKKTFDLRPGAIIRDLRLRRPIYKKTAAYGHFGRNDPDFTWEQTDKVEIIQDLAGM, from the coding sequence ATGCCAGGAAAAAAATATCAAATAACGTCGGAATCAGTAACCGAAGGCCATCCCGATAAAATGGCAGATCAAATTTCGGATGCCGTCCTGGATGCTATTTACGAACAAGATGCTCAAGGTCGTGTTGCAGTCGAGACTTTAGTAGCAACAGGAATGGTCATGATTGCAGGTCAAATTAGTACCTCATGTTATGTCGATATTCCACGAGTGGCAAGAGAAACTATTCGTGAAATTGGTTATACGCGAGCCAAATTTGGATTTGATTATGCAACCTGTTCGGTTCTTACTGCCATTGATGAACAATCACCTGATATTGCCTTAGGAGTTAATAAAAGTCTCGAATCAAAATTGGGTGAAACAACCGAAGACGAAGACCTTTCTCTGGGCGCTGGCGATCAGGGGTTAATGTTTGGATATGCTACCAATGAAACTATCGAGATGCTCCCATTTCCAATCGCAATGGCACATCGACTGGCTTACCGTTTAGCCGAAGTCAGAAAGAAAGGAATATTTACTTACCTTCGTCCTGACGGAAAGACTCAAGTGACAGTAAATTATGTTGATGGAATCCCTCGGAATATCGATACGATAATTATTGCTGCTCAGCACCATCCCGATATTAACCATCAAACTATCGAAACAAATCTGGTAGAAGAAGTTATTCGTCCGGTGATTCCGGCTGAATATATCAACAGTCAAACTCGTTTTTTGATTAATCCAACCGGTCGTTTTGTTATCGGAGGACCTCAAGGAGATACAGGATTAACCGGAAGAAAAATAATCGTTGATACTTATGGAGGAATCGGTCGTCATGGCGGCGGGTGTTTCTCCGGCAAAGATCCAACTAAAGTTGACCGTTCAGCCAGTTATGCTGCTCGTTATGTAGCGAAAAATATTGTCGCTGCTGGATTGGCCGATAGATGTGAAATACAGGTTGCTTATGCCATCGGTGTGGCGAAACCGGTTTCAATTTCAGTGGAAACTTTTGGAACTGGTAGGATTACCGATGAAGAGATTTTAGATATTATAAAGAAGACCTTTGATCTAAGACCAGGGGCAATTATTCGCGACCTTCGTCTTCGAAGACCAATCTACAAGAAAACTGCTGCTTACGGTCATTTTGGCAGAAATGATCCCGATTTTACCTGGGAACAGACTGATAAGGTTGAGATCATCCAGGATTTAGCCGGGATGTAA
- the rsfS gene encoding ribosome silencing factor, whose product MNPKEKCLIVLEVADEKKMQDVVVLDLRNVFPVADYWIIGSAATFIQTKAIAEEIKKTLDSYSVQPFHIEGFDAGEWILMDYGDVIVHIFREEERQYYQLEKLWRNALLVYSKELQVNKFNEID is encoded by the coding sequence ATGAATCCTAAGGAAAAATGTTTAATCGTTTTGGAAGTTGCTGATGAAAAGAAAATGCAGGATGTTGTCGTTCTTGATCTGAGAAATGTATTTCCTGTAGCTGATTATTGGATCATTGGAAGTGCAGCGACCTTTATTCAAACCAAAGCCATTGCTGAGGAAATAAAAAAGACCTTGGACTCTTACTCAGTTCAACCTTTTCATATTGAGGGATTCGATGCTGGCGAATGGATTCTTATGGATTACGGTGACGTTATTGTTCATATTTTTCGAGAGGAAGAGAGACAATATTATCAGTTGGAAAAGTTATGGAGAAATGCCCTTTTGGTTTATTCAAAAGAATTGCAGGTTAATAAGTTTAACGAAATAGATTGA
- a CDS encoding LCP family protein — protein MIKRRRKKSYKYLYLIIGFIIGGILFFGLNNHNVRNKLVQTVMGYAPPENTTILIVGQDSIKPLRSDTIILLCLNTKSEEILLFSIPRDTRIEVPGNGYDKVNHSYAKGGIQLLKETIEKNLNIPVPYTVEINYQGFEKVIDLLGGVEIDVESDMKYIDRAQDLVIDISAGKQRLKGDKALQYVRFRNDRLGDIGRIKRQQNFLQALFNEIDNPLNLPKMPQIIQELRHALVTNFSNEELINLGLWFKDLNERVMITDMMPGEATYIEGVSYWEPDLDTTKELIAEFFLKEEKVEEQLNES, from the coding sequence ATGATAAAACGCAGAAGAAAGAAAAGCTATAAATATTTGTATTTAATCATTGGATTTATTATAGGCGGAATCCTTTTTTTTGGTCTCAATAATCATAATGTTCGGAATAAATTGGTGCAAACAGTTATGGGTTATGCTCCACCAGAAAATACCACTATTTTAATTGTTGGGCAAGATAGTATTAAGCCTTTACGAAGTGATACCATTATTTTACTTTGTCTAAACACCAAGAGTGAAGAAATCCTTTTATTTTCTATTCCGCGCGATACCCGCATTGAAGTGCCGGGCAATGGTTATGATAAAGTCAACCATTCTTATGCCAAGGGCGGGATCCAGCTTCTCAAGGAAACTATTGAAAAAAACTTAAACATTCCTGTTCCATATACAGTGGAGATCAATTATCAAGGATTTGAAAAGGTTATTGACCTATTGGGTGGAGTAGAAATTGACGTAGAAAGTGATATGAAATACATTGATCGAGCCCAGGATTTGGTAATTGATATTTCTGCAGGTAAACAGCGCCTGAAAGGGGATAAAGCCTTACAATATGTTCGGTTTCGTAATGATAGGTTAGGAGATATTGGTCGAATCAAAAGGCAACAAAATTTTCTTCAGGCTTTGTTTAATGAGATTGATAATCCCTTAAACCTTCCGAAAATGCCCCAAATTATCCAAGAGCTCAGGCATGCTTTAGTTACCAATTTTTCCAATGAGGAACTCATTAACCTGGGCCTTTGGTTTAAGGACTTAAATGAAAGAGTGATGATAACTGATATGATGCCAGGAGAAGCTACCTATATAGAAGGAGTAAGTTATTGGGAACCAGATTTAGATACAACAAAAGAGTTGATTGCCGAATTCTTTCTCAAAGAAGAAAAAGTCGAGGAACAGCTGAATGAATCCTAA
- the yqeK gene encoding bis(5'-nucleosyl)-tetraphosphatase (symmetrical) YqeK has protein sequence MNELITKQLKSMISPSRFNHSVRVAEEARNLAVHFGEDPEKSYIAGLLHDSARALSCKEMVQYLPPFFLPIGYSIPAIFHAFAGPRFLASQFDITDYSILRAVCWHATACEDMSNFDKILFVADLSESGRRFKESDTIREALQRGLQAAFIKAIEMKVNYLLATKKIIYPASMEAWNKIIGIYLEETNDKTQKKEKL, from the coding sequence ATGAATGAGTTAATTACTAAACAACTAAAAAGCATGATTTCTCCTTCACGTTTCAATCATTCAGTTCGAGTAGCCGAAGAAGCCAGGAATTTAGCTGTTCATTTTGGTGAAGATCCTGAAAAGTCTTATATTGCAGGTCTTCTCCATGATTCAGCAAGAGCTCTTTCTTGTAAGGAGATGGTCCAATATCTCCCGCCCTTTTTTCTTCCAATTGGATATTCTATTCCAGCTATATTTCATGCTTTTGCGGGTCCCCGATTTCTTGCTAGCCAGTTCGATATTACCGACTATTCGATACTTCGAGCTGTTTGCTGGCATGCAACTGCCTGTGAAGATATGAGTAATTTTGATAAAATACTTTTTGTAGCCGATTTATCCGAAAGTGGACGTCGATTCAAAGAAAGTGATACAATTCGAGAAGCCTTGCAAAGAGGACTTCAAGCAGCTTTTATAAAAGCCATAGAAATGAAAGTGAATTATTTACTTGCAACAAAAAAGATTATTTATCCAGCTAGCATGGAAGCTTGGAACAAAATTATTGGAATATACTTAGAGGAAACGAATGATAAAACGCAGAAGAAAGAAAAGCTATAA
- the nadD gene encoding nicotinate-nucleotide adenylyltransferase, whose translation MKKGIMGGTFDPIHLGHLVTAEEVRDYFHLDEVVFVPSARPPHKVGQVITNPEHRYLMVVLATITNPYFRVSRVELERVGPSYAVDTLRYFREFWGDDSEIFFITGADAFAQISSWNNPEELFRLCTFVAATRPGYKMVSMEEKYRQKVKMIEVSALAIASSEIRRRVKKGESIKYLVPEAVENYIKKNGLYVNE comes from the coding sequence ATGAAAAAAGGTATTATGGGTGGCACTTTTGATCCGATCCATTTAGGACATTTAGTAACCGCTGAAGAAGTGAGAGATTATTTTCATTTAGACGAGGTAGTTTTTGTTCCCTCGGCACGGCCACCCCATAAAGTTGGACAGGTGATAACCAACCCTGAACATCGCTATTTAATGGTGGTGCTGGCGACGATTACTAATCCCTATTTTCGAGTTTCCCGAGTAGAGTTGGAACGAGTTGGACCTTCTTATGCCGTTGATACTTTGCGATATTTTCGTGAATTTTGGGGAGATGACAGTGAAATCTTCTTTATAACTGGAGCCGACGCTTTTGCGCAGATTTCAAGCTGGAACAACCCTGAAGAGCTTTTCCGGTTATGTACCTTTGTAGCGGCAACTCGACCTGGTTATAAAATGGTGAGCATGGAAGAGAAATATCGGCAAAAGGTGAAAATGATAGAGGTCTCTGCTCTGGCTATTGCCTCATCAGAGATTCGGCGACGGGTTAAAAAGGGAGAATCAATTAAATATTTGGTTCCCGAGGCTGTTGAAAACTATATTAAAAAAAACGGGCTTTATGTCAATGAATGA
- a CDS encoding glutamate-5-semialdehyde dehydrogenase: MVEDMKVQAQKAKKAAQLLATVSTQKKNNFLDDLAQRLESEQSRIEQENQRDVKNAVKNNMKPGYIDRLILNEKRIHGMADGLRQVAALADPVGEVISGWKRPNGLLVTKVRVPLGVLAIIYEARPNVTIDSIGLGIKSGNALVLRGSSSTLNSNRLLTLFARESLLQCSLPENSVQLIESTSHDDIAQLLTLREYIDVAIPRGGAGLIHNVVNHSQVPVIETGVGNCHVYVDEEADLSMAERIVVNAKTQRPSVCNAAETLLVHQGIAQVFLPQITSSLKQAGVEIRGCEQARQIIPDLVPATDDDWKIEYLDLIIAVKVVKDLNEAVEHINTYGTHHSESIITENYSNARNFMDKIDSAAVYVNASTRFTDGEQFGLGAEIGISTQKLHARGPMGLQELTTIKYVVYGTGQIRNA; the protein is encoded by the coding sequence ATGGTTGAAGATATGAAAGTGCAAGCTCAAAAAGCAAAAAAGGCTGCTCAGTTGTTGGCAACGGTTTCAACCCAGAAAAAAAATAATTTTCTCGATGATCTGGCTCAACGTTTAGAATCAGAACAATCGAGGATTGAACAAGAAAATCAAAGAGATGTTAAAAATGCTGTAAAAAACAATATGAAACCCGGGTATATTGATCGTTTAATCCTCAATGAAAAAAGAATTCACGGAATGGCAGATGGTTTAAGGCAAGTAGCTGCACTTGCTGATCCGGTTGGGGAAGTTATATCAGGTTGGAAAAGACCGAATGGTTTATTGGTAACCAAAGTGAGAGTTCCACTAGGAGTCTTGGCGATTATTTATGAAGCTCGACCGAATGTGACCATCGATAGCATCGGATTGGGAATTAAATCAGGAAACGCCTTAGTTTTGAGGGGAAGTAGCTCCACCCTCAATTCCAACCGATTACTAACCCTTTTCGCTCGTGAATCCCTCCTTCAATGTTCTCTTCCAGAAAATTCGGTTCAACTGATTGAAAGTACTAGCCATGATGACATTGCTCAATTGTTAACTTTAAGAGAATATATTGATGTCGCGATCCCCCGAGGAGGAGCAGGTTTAATTCATAATGTTGTGAATCATTCTCAAGTACCAGTTATTGAGACCGGTGTTGGGAACTGTCATGTTTATGTTGATGAAGAAGCTGATTTATCAATGGCAGAAAGGATTGTGGTGAATGCGAAAACTCAACGGCCAAGTGTATGTAATGCAGCGGAAACATTATTAGTTCACCAGGGAATTGCCCAAGTTTTTCTCCCCCAAATCACCAGTTCTCTCAAACAAGCCGGGGTTGAGATTCGAGGTTGCGAACAAGCTCGTCAAATCATTCCTGATTTGGTTCCAGCCACCGATGACGATTGGAAAATTGAATATCTCGACTTGATTATAGCCGTTAAGGTGGTAAAGGACCTTAACGAAGCTGTTGAACACATCAACACTTATGGAACACACCATTCAGAATCTATTATTACTGAAAACTATTCGAATGCCAGAAATTTTATGGATAAGATTGACTCGGCGGCGGTTTATGTCAATGCTTCGACTCGTTTTACTGATGGAGAACAATTTGGCTTGGGAGCTGAAATTGGTATTAGTACTCAGAAGCTTCATGCCCGGGGACCTATGGGATTGCAAGAATTAACTACAATAAAATATGTGGTTTATGGAACCGGACAGATTCGAAACGCTTAG